CGCCATGTCGGCGCGTCTCGCCAGTGCACGGGCCGATCTCGAAACGCGCAACAGCTCACTCTCCGAGGCGTTGGCCGAAGTCCGCACCACCAAGGACGAACTGGTGCGCAGCGAAACGCTGTCCGCCATCGGGCGCATGACGGCCGGTCTGGCGCACGAGCTCAACAACCCCCTGGCCACCGTGCTGGCCTCCAGCGAGTTGCTGGCCTCGCGACTTCGCGAGGGAGCAGCACCAACGACCGCCGAGCTGGATGTGCACTATGTCGCGCCCATTCTGCATGAAGCGCGGCGTGCGCGATTGCTGGTGCGCAGCCTGCTGCAGTTTGCGCGGCGCGGCGACAGTGAGGTGCGGCCGGTCCCGTTCCGCGAATCGCTCGACGTGGTCACGGAGCTCCGGCAGTTCGCCTTCGCCGCCGCTGGCGTTCGACTGGAAGTCGCCGGTTTTGCGGACGCCTGCGTCATGGCCGAACGACAGCACCTGCAGGGTGTGCTGCTCAACGTGCTCAACAACGCGCTCGATGCGTTGTCCAATCAGGTGCGCGATGACGGGGCCGTGGGTGTCGTACGCGTGGACGCACGCCGAGAGGCCGCGAGCTTTGTGGTGACCATCAGCGACAATGGTCCAGGCCTGCGCGATCCGTCGCGGGTGTTCGAGGCGTTCTACACCACCAAGGATGTGGGCGAAGGCACCGGACTCGGTCTGGCACTGGTCGACCGCTTCATGACGACCTTTGGCGGCAGTGTCACGGCGGAGAACATCGACGGGGGCGGCGCACGCTTCACGCTCACGTTTCGATTGGCCGATCCGGCGCTGCTTCCCGCGTCGGGCTGTGTCACCGATCACGTCCCGCCGCTGCCCACGCCCGTCACCACGCCGGTCGTCGTCGACAGTGTGTTTCCCATGGCGCCGCACGCCAAGGTCGGCGCGGCACCGCCGCGTGCCTGCGTAATGGTCGTGGACGACGAAGCGCCCCTGCTGCGCGCGCAGGACCTCCTGCTGCGCCGGCTTGGCGTGGACGTTGTGCTATGCGGCAGCGTGGCCGAAGCCCAGGCAGCGCTGGATGTCCGCCACGTGCACGTGGTGCTCTGTGACGTGAAGATGCCGGCGGCGAGCGGCCTCGTGCTGTACGAGTGGATCGAGCAACATCGTCCGGCCCTCGTGCCACGCTTCGCGTTCGTGACCGGCGACGTGGAAGCACCGGAGCTGCAACGCTTCGCCAGCGCCCATCCG
This portion of the Gemmatimonas sp. UBA7669 genome encodes:
- a CDS encoding hybrid sensor histidine kinase/response regulator; amino-acid sequence: MNQSARRSLRRRLALVGVWSALTTALLLAGLAVYSSRAQQQLRVTTLGVLEEQRIGDAVIRGVMQQISIAGDPAPTRRSEQVARFDSVGSAVYEHLRGYLSRPLSTQERQQIERVKEEHQQLEVAARRVMSAASSTSSYSVDASADMRRHAFTLLDVLRDFVTMRERALESLVDTQADTMRRVTVSLVLLVAIFALAQVLVVARFVRRRVTMPLELFGEAVARVGAGDRDVRLPAASDQEFAQLADSFNAMSARLASARADLETRNSSLSEALAEVRTTKDELVRSETLSAIGRMTAGLAHELNNPLATVLASSELLASRLREGAAPTTAELDVHYVAPILHEARRARLLVRSLLQFARRGDSEVRPVPFRESLDVVTELRQFAFAAAGVRLEVAGFADACVMAERQHLQGVLLNVLNNALDALSNQVRDDGAVGVVRVDARREAASFVVTISDNGPGLRDPSRVFEAFYTTKDVGEGTGLGLALVDRFMTTFGGSVTAENIDGGGARFTLTFRLADPALLPASGCVTDHVPPLPTPVTTPVVVDSVFPMAPHAKVGAAPPRACVMVVDDEAPLLRAQDLLLRRLGVDVVLCGSVAEAQAALDVRHVHVVLCDVKMPAASGLVLYEWIEQHRPALVPRFAFVTGDVEAPELQRFASAHPTALIAKPFDVREYLEQVRRLLDAPPAAATR